Proteins from a single region of Acidovorax sp. NCPPB 3576:
- a CDS encoding Fis family transcriptional regulator, giving the protein MSKKHIEECVRESLQGYFRDLGGETPDGMYDMLVRVVEKPLLEVVMSHADNNQSRAAEWLGLNRNTLRKKLVEHKLL; this is encoded by the coding sequence ATGAGCAAGAAACACATCGAAGAGTGCGTGCGGGAGAGCCTGCAGGGCTACTTTCGCGACTTAGGCGGCGAGACGCCGGACGGCATGTACGACATGCTCGTGCGCGTGGTCGAAAAGCCCCTGCTGGAAGTGGTCATGAGCCACGCCGACAACAACCAGTCCCGCGCCGCCGAATGGCTGGGACTGAACCGCAACACCTTGCGCAAGAAGCTGGTGGAGCACAAGCTGCTGTAA
- the dusB gene encoding tRNA dihydrouridine synthase DusB, with translation MHIGHIPLANRLFVAPMAGVTDRPFRQLCKALGAGYAVSEMVTSRKDLWDSLKTSRRANHEGEPGPIAVQIAGTDAEMMAEAALYNVDRGAQIIDINMGCPAKKVCNKWAGSALMQNEALALEIAEAVVQACAPRNVPVTLKMRTGWSQEHKNAVALARAFEGVGIQMLTVHGRTREQGYRGQAEYDTIAAVKAAVRVPVVANGDITSPEKAREVLAATGADAIMIGRAAQGRPWIFREIAHYLATGEHLAPPLVAEVRRLLLDHLQDHYRLYGEFTGMRSARKHIAWYVRALPGGEAFRQHINTIEDCSEQWHAVARYLDAIGQRMDRLPPAHTEDADPSEKQEDLAA, from the coding sequence ATGCACATCGGCCACATTCCTTTGGCGAACCGCCTGTTCGTCGCCCCGATGGCGGGCGTCACGGACCGGCCGTTCCGCCAACTGTGCAAGGCGCTGGGGGCAGGCTACGCGGTGAGCGAGATGGTCACCTCGCGCAAGGACCTGTGGGACAGCCTCAAGACCTCGCGCCGGGCCAACCACGAGGGCGAGCCCGGCCCCATCGCCGTGCAGATCGCCGGCACCGACGCCGAGATGATGGCCGAGGCCGCGCTCTACAACGTGGACCGGGGCGCCCAGATCATCGACATCAACATGGGCTGCCCGGCCAAGAAGGTCTGCAACAAATGGGCGGGCTCCGCCCTGATGCAGAACGAGGCCCTGGCCCTGGAAATCGCCGAGGCGGTGGTCCAGGCCTGCGCCCCGCGCAACGTGCCCGTCACGCTCAAGATGCGCACCGGCTGGAGCCAGGAGCACAAGAACGCCGTGGCCCTGGCCCGGGCGTTCGAGGGCGTGGGCATCCAGATGCTCACCGTGCACGGCCGCACGCGCGAGCAGGGCTATCGTGGCCAGGCCGAGTACGACACCATCGCCGCCGTGAAGGCCGCGGTGCGCGTGCCGGTGGTGGCCAACGGCGACATCACCTCGCCCGAGAAGGCGCGCGAGGTGCTGGCCGCCACGGGCGCCGACGCGATCATGATCGGGCGCGCGGCGCAGGGCCGGCCGTGGATCTTCCGCGAGATCGCGCACTACCTTGCCACGGGCGAGCACCTGGCGCCGCCGCTGGTGGCCGAGGTGCGGCGCCTGCTGCTGGACCACCTGCAGGACCACTATCGCCTCTACGGCGAGTTCACCGGCATGCGCAGCGCGCGCAAGCACATCGCCTGGTACGTGCGGGCCCTGCCCGGCGGCGAGGCGTTCAGGCAACACATCAACACCATCGAGGACTGCTCCGAGCAGTGGCACGCGGTGGCCCGCTATCTGGATGCGATCGGGCAACGGATGGACCGGCTGCCCCCCGCGCACACCGAGGACGCAGACCCCAGCGAAAAACAGGAAGACCTGGCGGCATGA